A genome region from Lucilia cuprina isolate Lc7/37 chromosome 3, ASM2204524v1, whole genome shotgun sequence includes the following:
- the LOC111678211 gene encoding uncharacterized protein LOC111678211 — translation MRKPCISLIWISLLISAHLCRSVPVQKNSNLRAQINPYYLKAMAAYKKLEPKLPREELRAITTIGILNGAKQAEQQMEKNLIDVVKDLLLNTNISDKNVVLPKIEKIEDQLNRDQKALDILTKSLDMATKSKDAKTFKQEMLDILKTLKDPTLADDVLGSGESDVGKRVAQLRKQILKQVNLMKNIVDDKIDFTLEYLIEHAEDNGPLAKASNRVLKKRQTEKEEPARIRQIKSLLTEDDFRNNLVEEHKSDNEDDSLEDDNLLLEAAANNVIERNTSKSSQQQATITVMVNTTNAVNGNDMKPAKQEDGSPEFLDNDDQPPPTGGGGLVGIITSLSGGEGGSDIGALIGALTGVISQIFGPGGLDIETLISSATALISGLLAGDKNFGTVLGIYVGTAFDGLSGGGGAINNGQFIGNFLGTVVASLSADPEEDDEPPKPFIFLQNLISSFVEAKNRPLTEEESSSERKDKTPTYNKGGGSDSSAFIKQIVSHVVGSLVSVILNASLGASGGASHASHSLFAGSSAGHNPAPAGLKG, via the exons atgcGTAAACCTTGTATATCCTTAATATGGATATCTTTGTTAATAAGTGCTCATTTATGTCGTTCAGTGCCAGTGCAAAAAAACTCTAATCTAAGGGCTCAAATAAATCCGTATTATCTTAAGGCTATGGCGGCCTATAAAAAATTGGAACCGAAATTACCACGCGAAGAATTAAGAGCTATAACCACTATTGGTATTTTAAATGGTGCCAAACAGGCTGAAcaacaaatggaaaaaaatcttatagATGTGGTCAAAGATCTCTTGCTCAATACCAATATTAGTGATAAAAATGTAGTTTTacctaaaattgaaaaaatcgaAGACCAATTGAACAGAGATCAAAAGGCTTtagatattttaacaaaatctttagATATGGCTACCAAATCTAAGGATgccaaaacttttaaacaagaaATGTTGGATATTTTGAAAACTCTAAAAGATCCCACACTAGCAGATGATGTGTTAGGAAGTGGTGAAAGTGATGTGGGCAAAAGGGTGGCTCAGTTGAGGaaacaaattctaaaacaagttaatttaatgaaaaatattgtgGATGATAAAATCGactttactttggaatacctgatAGAGCATGCTGAGGACAATGGTCCTTTGGCTAAGGCCAGTAATAGAGTGTTGAAAAAGAGACAAACGGAAAAAGAGGAACCGGCACGTATAAGACAAATTAAGTCTTTGCTGACAGAG GATGATTTTCGCAACAATTTGGTTGAGGAACATAAATCAGACAACGAAGATGACTCCCTTGAAGATGACAATCTATTGCTGGAAGCAGCAGCCAAT AATGTTATTGAAAGAAATACCAGCAAATCATCACAACAACAGGCAACCATTACTGTGATGGTGAACACAACAAATGCAGTAAATGGCAATGACATGAAGCCTGCCAAACAGGAAGATGGTTCACCTGAATTTTTAGATAATGATGATCAGCCGCCACCAACTGGTGGCGGCGGTCTGGTTGGCATTATAACCAGTTTAAGTGGA GGTGAAGGTGGTTCGGATATTGGTGCATTAATAGGTGCTCTAACAGGTGTTATATCGCAGATTTTTGGG ccTGGTGGTTTAGATATAGAAACTTTAATTAGTTCTGCTACTGCCTTGATATCAGGATTATTAGCA GGCGATAAAAACTTTGGCACTGTTTTGGGCATTTATGTGGGCACTGCCTTTGATGGTCTTTCGGGAGGAGGAGGTGCT aTCAATAATGGACAATTTATAGGCAACTTTTTGGGAACTGTTGTGGCTTCTTTGAGCGCA gatcCCGAAGAAGATGATGAACCACCCAAACccttcatatttttacaaaatcttataAGTAGTTTCGTGGAAGCAAAAAATCGTCCTCTTACTGAAGAAGAATCCTCCTCAGAACGTAAAGACAAAACCCCCACCTATAATAAAGGTGGCGGCTCTGATTCTTCGgcctttataaaacaaattgtttcacATGTTGTGGGCAGTTTAGTAAGTGTAATATTAAATGCTTCTTTGGGAGCTTCGGGAGGTGCATCACATGCTTCTCATTCTTTGTTTGCTGGCAGTTCGGCGGGCCATAATCCAGCTCCAGCGGGTCTTAAAGGATAA